The following are encoded together in the Streptomyces sp. NBC_00358 genome:
- a CDS encoding ABC transporter ATP-binding protein, which translates to METTAWTQLHSVMNAQQERRPFDPATLRRIAAFARPHRRRIAQFVLLSVLSALLAVATPVLAGHVVNVIVTHGAESSVVRLAVLIAVIALADAALGILGRWLSSRLGEGLILDLRTAVFDHVQRMPVAFFTRTRTGALVSRLNNDVIGAQRAFSNTLSGVVSNVVTLLLTLVVMLTLSWQITLLALVLLPVFVLPARRMGSRMAKLQREAADLNASMGTRMTERFSAPGATLVKLFGRPGEESAEFAARASRVRDIGVRTAMAQSAFITALTLVSALALALVYGLGGWFALRGTLEPGAVVSLALLLTRLYAPLTSLAGARVEVMSALVSFERVFEVLDLKPLIEEKPDARTVPEGPASVEFDDVRFAYPSADKVSLASLEEVAALDTRGGSEVLHGISFRAEPGQTVALVGSSGAGKSTIAQLLPRLYDTDAGAVRIGGVDVRELSAASMRATLGMVTQDGHLFHDSVRENLLLARPGAGEDELWDVLRRARLDELVRSLPDGLDTVVGERGYRLSGGERQRMTIARLLLARQRVVILDEATAHLDNTSEAAVQEALAEALEGRTALVIAHRLSTVRAADQILVVEAGRIVERGTHEDLLAAEGRYAELYRTQFRTARESGADLAVAVDAVP; encoded by the coding sequence ATGGAGACCACAGCCTGGACACAGCTCCACAGTGTCATGAACGCCCAGCAGGAGCGTCGTCCCTTCGACCCCGCGACGCTTCGCCGCATCGCCGCCTTCGCCCGTCCGCATCGCCGTCGTATCGCGCAGTTCGTCCTCCTGAGTGTGCTGTCCGCGCTGCTGGCCGTCGCGACGCCGGTGCTCGCGGGGCATGTCGTGAACGTCATCGTGACCCACGGGGCCGAGAGCAGCGTCGTCCGTCTTGCCGTGCTCATCGCCGTCATCGCGCTCGCCGATGCGGCACTCGGCATCCTGGGCCGCTGGCTCTCGTCGAGGCTCGGCGAGGGACTCATCCTCGATCTGCGTACGGCTGTCTTCGATCATGTGCAGCGCATGCCGGTCGCGTTCTTCACACGCACACGTACGGGCGCGCTCGTCAGTCGACTCAACAACGACGTCATCGGCGCCCAGCGCGCCTTCAGCAACACCCTGTCCGGAGTGGTCAGCAATGTGGTGACGCTGCTGCTCACCCTGGTCGTGATGCTCACCCTGTCCTGGCAGATCACCCTGCTCGCGCTGGTCCTGCTGCCGGTGTTCGTGCTCCCCGCCCGGCGGATGGGCAGCCGGATGGCCAAGCTCCAGCGCGAGGCCGCGGACCTCAACGCCTCCATGGGCACCCGGATGACCGAGCGCTTCTCCGCGCCCGGTGCCACCCTCGTCAAGCTCTTCGGGCGGCCCGGGGAGGAGTCCGCCGAGTTCGCGGCGCGCGCGTCGCGGGTGCGGGACATCGGGGTGCGTACGGCGATGGCGCAGTCCGCCTTCATCACCGCGCTGACGCTGGTGTCGGCCCTGGCGCTCGCCCTCGTCTACGGGCTCGGCGGCTGGTTCGCCCTGCGCGGCACGCTGGAGCCGGGCGCCGTCGTCTCGCTGGCGCTGCTGCTCACCCGCCTGTACGCGCCGCTCACCTCGCTCGCCGGGGCGCGCGTCGAGGTGATGAGCGCCCTGGTCAGCTTCGAGCGCGTCTTCGAGGTGCTGGACCTGAAGCCGCTCATCGAGGAGAAGCCGGACGCCCGTACGGTCCCGGAGGGGCCCGCCTCCGTCGAGTTCGACGACGTCCGCTTCGCCTACCCCTCCGCCGACAAGGTCTCCCTCGCCTCCCTGGAGGAGGTCGCAGCCCTCGACACCCGGGGCGGCTCCGAGGTCCTGCACGGCATCTCCTTCCGCGCCGAACCCGGCCAGACCGTCGCGCTCGTCGGCTCCTCCGGCGCCGGCAAGTCGACCATCGCGCAACTGCTGCCCCGGCTCTACGACACCGACGCGGGCGCCGTGCGCATCGGCGGGGTCGACGTCCGCGAACTCAGCGCCGCCTCGATGCGCGCGACGCTCGGCATGGTCACCCAGGACGGGCACCTCTTCCACGACTCGGTCCGCGAGAACCTGCTCCTGGCCCGGCCGGGCGCGGGCGAGGACGAGCTGTGGGACGTGCTGCGCCGGGCCCGTCTCGACGAGCTCGTACGGTCGCTGCCGGACGGCCTCGACACCGTGGTCGGTGAACGCGGCTACCGGCTGTCCGGCGGTGAGCGCCAGCGCATGACCATCGCCCGGCTGCTGCTGGCCCGCCAGCGCGTCGTCATCCTCGACGAGGCCACCGCCCACCTCGACAACACCTCGGAGGCGGCCGTCCAGGAGGCGCTCGCCGAGGCGCTGGAGGGCCGTACCGCCCTCGTGATCGCGCACCGGCTCTCGACGGTGCGAGCCGCCGACCAGATCCTCGTCGTCGAGGCGGGGCGGATCGTCGAGCGCGGCACCCATGAGGATCTGCTGGCGGCGGAGGGGCGGTACGCGGAGCTGTACCGGACGCAGTTCAGGACCGCGCGGGAGAGCGGGGCGGACCTCGCGGTCGCCGTGGACGCCGTTCCGTAG
- a CDS encoding lysylphosphatidylglycerol synthase transmembrane domain-containing protein gives MTAVRLPRALPRLPRRLALRPAVRPLLCLLPLALVLVVAVRHRSVLSEGFGQLRSAEWPWLVAAVAATCLTWVAAAVTRQGAVVQRLPARRLLATQFAAGAANHLLPTGLGAGAVNLRFMTVCGVPLARSSAALALYLLAESVARLTLLLGLLIAFPGALEIGGPLPDGAVGPLLLGVGTALCAAVAVLALVRRLRTAVFSFLRTAFGEARSVHSRPSRALALWGGSLAFPLLQAAGLASVGQALGLQVSPAHMVIAYLAATVAVAMVPTPGGLGSVEAALIVALVAAGGPVAVATAVVLAYRIITVWLPLLPGALTLGALVRWKVI, from the coding sequence GTGACTGCCGTACGCCTTCCCCGGGCGCTGCCCCGGCTCCCCCGACGCCTCGCCCTGCGGCCCGCCGTCCGGCCGCTCCTGTGCCTCCTCCCGCTCGCGCTGGTCCTGGTGGTGGCCGTGCGGCACCGGTCGGTGCTCAGCGAGGGCTTCGGCCAGTTGAGGTCGGCCGAGTGGCCGTGGCTCGTGGCCGCGGTCGCCGCGACCTGTCTGACCTGGGTGGCCGCGGCCGTGACCCGCCAGGGCGCGGTCGTGCAGCGGCTGCCCGCGCGCCGGCTGCTCGCCACGCAGTTCGCCGCGGGCGCCGCGAACCACCTGCTGCCGACCGGGCTCGGCGCCGGGGCGGTCAATCTGCGGTTCATGACGGTGTGCGGAGTGCCGCTGGCCCGGTCCTCGGCCGCGCTCGCGCTGTATCTGCTCGCCGAGTCCGTCGCCCGGCTGACGCTGCTCCTCGGTCTGCTCATCGCGTTCCCCGGAGCGCTCGAGATCGGCGGTCCGCTTCCGGACGGGGCGGTCGGCCCGCTGCTGCTCGGCGTCGGCACGGCCCTGTGCGCCGCGGTCGCGGTGCTGGCTCTCGTACGACGGCTGCGCACGGCCGTCTTCTCCTTTCTGCGCACCGCGTTCGGCGAGGCCCGCTCGGTGCACAGCCGTCCGTCCCGGGCCCTCGCCCTGTGGGGCGGCTCGCTCGCCTTCCCGCTGCTCCAGGCGGCCGGGCTGGCCTCGGTGGGGCAGGCGCTCGGCCTCCAGGTGTCGCCCGCGCACATGGTGATCGCCTATCTCGCGGCGACGGTCGCGGTCGCGATGGTGCCGACACCCGGCGGACTCGGTTCGGTGGAGGCGGCGCTGATCGTGGCGCTGGTCGCCGCGGGCGGCCCGGTGGCCGTGGCGACCGCGGTGGTACTGGCGTACCGGATCATCACGGTCTGGCTGCCGCTCCTCCCGGGGGCGCTGACACTCGGCGCGCTGGTCCGCTGGAAGGTGATCTGA
- a CDS encoding crotonase/enoyl-CoA hydratase family protein, with translation MPVRIERQGHVTTVVLSRPAARNAVDGPTAAELADAFRKFEADETARVAVLWGEGGTFCAGADLKAIGTEHGNEVAEEGDGPMGPTRLRLTKPVIAAVAGHAVAGGLELALWCDLRVAEEDAVFGVFCRRWGVPLIDGGTVRLPRLIGMSRAMDMILTGRPVTASEAYGMGLANRLVPVGRARAETERLAAEIAGFPQSCLRSDRASVLDQEGLIEKEAMRTELRYGMDVLAESMEGAARFASGAGRHGSFDGP, from the coding sequence ATGCCGGTCCGGATCGAACGTCAGGGTCACGTCACCACCGTCGTCCTCTCCCGGCCCGCGGCCCGCAACGCGGTGGACGGGCCGACCGCCGCCGAACTCGCCGACGCCTTCCGGAAGTTCGAGGCCGACGAGACGGCGCGCGTCGCGGTGCTGTGGGGCGAGGGCGGCACCTTCTGCGCGGGCGCCGACCTCAAGGCCATCGGCACCGAGCACGGGAACGAGGTCGCCGAGGAGGGCGACGGGCCCATGGGCCCCACCCGGCTGCGCCTGACCAAGCCGGTGATCGCGGCGGTCGCGGGACACGCCGTCGCCGGAGGTCTGGAGCTGGCGCTCTGGTGCGATCTGCGGGTCGCCGAGGAGGACGCCGTCTTCGGGGTGTTCTGCCGCCGCTGGGGCGTCCCGCTGATCGACGGCGGCACGGTACGGCTCCCCCGGCTCATCGGCATGAGCCGCGCGATGGACATGATCCTCACCGGTCGTCCGGTCACCGCTTCGGAGGCGTACGGGATGGGGCTCGCCAACCGTCTCGTCCCGGTCGGCCGGGCCCGCGCCGAGACCGAGCGGCTGGCCGCCGAGATCGCCGGCTTCCCGCAGTCCTGTCTGCGCAGCGACCGCGCCTCGGTGCTCGACCAGGAGGGCCTGATCGAGAAGGAGGCCATGCGCACCGAACTCCGGTACGGCATGGACGTACTGGCGGAGAGCATGGAGGGCGCCGCCCGCTTCGCCTCCGGCGCGGGGCGGCACGGTTCGTTCGACGGGCCCTGA
- a CDS encoding mechanosensitive ion channel family protein translates to MKRSVTVDDLMIAGIAVAAGLLAAFLLRMLLRWLGKHAERTRWSGDDIMVDALRTVVPWSAVAGGIAAAAAVLPLTAPVGRTVNRSLTVLLILVTTVTAARLITGLVRSVTQSRSGVAGSATIFVNITRVVVLAIGFLIVLQTLGISIAPLLTALGVGGLAVALALQDTLANLFAGVHILASKTIQPGDYIQLSSGEEGYVVDINWRNTTVRQLSNNLVIIPNAQLSGTNMTNFTRPEQRMTLTVQVGVGYDSDLDHVERVTNEVVAQVMTGIVGAVPEHEPAVRFHTFGDSRIGLTVILGVGEFSDQYRIKHEFIKRLHKRYRDEGIGIPSPARTVVLQPGGAGFLETAIPHQRAAAKRP, encoded by the coding sequence ATGAAGCGCTCCGTCACCGTGGACGACCTGATGATCGCCGGAATAGCCGTGGCGGCCGGGCTGCTGGCGGCGTTCCTGCTGCGGATGCTGCTGCGCTGGCTGGGCAAGCACGCCGAACGCACCCGCTGGAGCGGCGACGACATCATGGTGGACGCGCTGCGCACCGTGGTGCCGTGGTCGGCCGTCGCCGGGGGCATCGCCGCGGCGGCCGCGGTGCTTCCGCTGACCGCGCCCGTCGGCCGCACCGTCAACCGGTCGCTGACCGTCCTGCTCATCCTGGTCACGACGGTCACCGCGGCCCGGCTGATCACCGGCCTGGTCCGGTCGGTGACCCAGTCCCGTTCGGGCGTCGCCGGTTCGGCGACCATCTTCGTCAACATCACCCGGGTCGTGGTGCTGGCGATCGGCTTCCTGATCGTCCTGCAGACGCTGGGAATCTCGATCGCGCCCCTGCTGACGGCCCTGGGGGTGGGCGGTCTGGCCGTCGCCCTCGCGCTCCAGGACACCCTCGCCAACCTCTTCGCCGGCGTGCACATCCTCGCGTCGAAGACGATCCAGCCGGGCGACTACATCCAGCTGAGCAGCGGCGAGGAGGGATACGTCGTCGACATCAACTGGCGCAACACCACGGTCCGTCAGCTCTCCAACAACCTGGTCATCATCCCCAACGCCCAGCTCTCGGGCACCAACATGACCAACTTCACCCGGCCCGAGCAGCGGATGACGCTCACCGTGCAGGTCGGCGTCGGCTACGACAGCGACCTGGACCACGTCGAGCGGGTCACCAACGAGGTCGTCGCCCAGGTGATGACCGGGATCGTCGGCGCCGTCCCGGAGCACGAACCGGCCGTCCGCTTCCACACGTTCGGGGATTCCCGCATCGGCCTCACCGTGATCCTCGGCGTGGGCGAGTTCAGCGACCAGTACCGGATCAAGCACGAGTTCATCAAGCGCCTGCACAAGCGCTACCGGGACGAGGGCATCGGGATTCCGTCGCCCGCCCGGACGGTCGTGCTCCAGCCCGGCGGCGCCGGGTTCCTGGAGACCGCCATCCCCCATCAGCGCGCGGCCGCGAAGCGGCCTTGA
- a CDS encoding M1 family metallopeptidase, whose amino-acid sequence MRYRTRVTAPAAALLGTAAVLVAAPAASARPLALRPDEGTPGAETLGDSVFPALGNDGYRVQAYHLDLSYDATTRLVDATATLMIRATQDISRFSLDALGLDVRAVQVGGVAAAFEQVDEKLRVTPARTLPDSCAVAVCVEYGVDPAKALAHTAWVPTPDGFAICPQPNSAHTVFPCNDHPLDKADFSFRITVPNALRGVANGRLVGTEKLDGDRTAYTYRSGSPMATELVQITVGDYVVKERQGPNGLGLRDVVPTARAAALEPALALSPGLIGWLEQRLGAYPFETYGLLPCNSDDANAFDFTGLETQTLTLYKPNFLLQEEKKIGSHMMHELVHSWFGNSVSPANWADLWLNEGHADFYGLLYRYERGWADSLGMTTMEARMKDTYAKGDQWRRSSGPVAAPNAVNLFDDQRYLGGVLVLYALRELVGEDVFNSIERTFLARYRNSSATTADYIAVVSEISGQDRSGFLNDWLYGTSTPRMPNHPDWTVTPVVSSLVAPHHRAPGHYPDSTATL is encoded by the coding sequence ATGAGATATCGCACCAGAGTGACGGCCCCCGCGGCCGCGCTGCTCGGCACGGCCGCCGTCCTCGTCGCCGCCCCCGCGGCCTCGGCGCGGCCCCTGGCCTTACGGCCGGACGAGGGCACCCCGGGCGCGGAGACCCTCGGCGACTCCGTCTTCCCGGCCCTCGGCAACGACGGCTACCGGGTGCAGGCGTACCACCTCGACCTCTCGTACGACGCCACGACCCGGCTGGTCGACGCCACGGCGACCCTGATGATCAGGGCGACCCAGGACATCTCCCGGTTCTCGCTCGACGCGCTCGGCCTCGATGTGCGCGCGGTACAGGTCGGCGGTGTCGCGGCCGCGTTCGAGCAGGTGGACGAGAAGCTGCGGGTCACCCCGGCCCGGACCCTGCCGGACTCCTGCGCCGTGGCGGTCTGCGTCGAGTACGGCGTCGACCCGGCCAAGGCCCTCGCGCACACCGCCTGGGTTCCGACCCCCGACGGCTTCGCGATATGTCCTCAGCCGAATTCCGCGCACACTGTCTTCCCCTGCAACGACCATCCGTTGGACAAGGCGGACTTCAGCTTCCGCATCACCGTGCCGAACGCCTTGCGCGGTGTCGCGAACGGCAGACTGGTCGGAACGGAGAAGCTGGACGGCGACCGGACGGCGTACACCTACCGCTCGGGTTCGCCGATGGCCACCGAACTGGTGCAGATCACGGTCGGCGACTACGTCGTCAAGGAGCGGCAGGGGCCGAACGGGCTGGGTCTGCGCGACGTCGTGCCGACGGCCCGCGCCGCCGCGCTGGAGCCGGCGCTCGCGCTCAGCCCCGGCCTGATCGGCTGGCTGGAACAGCGCCTCGGCGCCTACCCGTTCGAGACGTACGGGCTGCTGCCCTGCAACTCCGACGACGCGAACGCCTTCGACTTCACGGGCCTGGAGACCCAGACCCTGACGCTCTACAAGCCGAACTTCCTGCTCCAGGAGGAGAAGAAGATCGGCTCGCACATGATGCACGAGCTGGTCCACTCCTGGTTCGGCAACAGCGTCAGCCCGGCCAACTGGGCCGATCTGTGGCTGAACGAGGGCCACGCGGACTTCTACGGGCTGCTCTACCGCTACGAGCGCGGCTGGGCCGACTCGCTCGGCATGACCACGATGGAAGCCCGGATGAAGGACACGTACGCCAAGGGCGACCAGTGGCGCCGGTCCTCCGGGCCCGTCGCCGCGCCGAACGCGGTCAACCTCTTCGACGACCAGCGCTACCTGGGCGGTGTCCTGGTCCTCTACGCGCTGCGCGAGCTCGTCGGTGAGGACGTCTTCAACAGCATCGAGCGCACGTTCCTGGCGCGGTACCGCAACTCCTCGGCGACCACCGCGGACTACATCGCGGTCGTCTCCGAGATCTCCGGGCAGGACCGGTCCGGTTTCCTGAACGACTGGCTGTACGGGACGAGTACACCGCGCATGCCCAACCACCCGGACTGGACGGTGACCCCGGTGGTGTCGAGCCTGGTCGCACCGCACCACCGCGCGCCCGGCCACTACCCGGACTCGACCGCCACGCTCTGA
- a CDS encoding NADP-dependent isocitrate dehydrogenase: protein MTDSTIIYTHTDEAPALATYSFLPVVQAYASQAGVTVETRDISLAGRIIALFPEFLQEDQRIADALSELGELAKTPGANIIKLPNISASIPQLKAAVAELQAQGYALPDYPDDPKSDEERDIRARYDKVKGSAVNPVLREGNSDRRAPASVKNYAKTHPHRMGKWTSDSKTNVATMGVDDFRSTEKSAVISEAGSLRIELVGDDGSTTVLRESVPVLADEVVDASVLHVAPLREFLTEQIARAKAEDVLFSVHLKATMMKVSDPIVFGHVVRAFFPKTFAAHGAALAAAGLSPNDGLGGIYKGLEALPEGAEIKASFDAELAEGPALAMVDSDKGITNLHVPSDVIVDASMPAMIRTSGHMWGPDGQEADTLAVLPDSSYSGVYQVVIDDCRANGAFDPSTMGTVPNVGLMAQKAEEYGSHDKTFEIPATGTVRLVDQAGNVVLEQAVSAGDIFRACQTKDAPIRDWVKLAVTRARATGDPTVFWLDEDRAHDAVLIEKIKRYLPEHDTEGLDIRVLSPVEATKLSVERIRRGENTISVTGNVLRDYLTDLFPILELGTSAKMLSVVPLMAGGGLFETGAGGSAPKHVQQLVKENYLRWDSLGEFLALASSFEHLATTTGNARAQVLADTLDRATATFLNEDKSPTRRVGGIDNRGSHFFLSLYWADELARQSDDADLAKAFAQLAETLTAQESTIVGELNAVQGDPADIGGYYQPDPAKAAKIMRPSATWNETLAILA from the coding sequence GTGACTGACTCGACCATCATCTACACGCACACTGACGAGGCCCCGGCCCTGGCGACGTATTCGTTCCTGCCGGTGGTCCAGGCGTACGCCTCGCAGGCGGGTGTCACTGTGGAGACCCGTGACATCTCGCTGGCCGGGCGCATCATCGCCCTCTTCCCGGAGTTCCTCCAGGAGGACCAGCGCATCGCGGACGCCCTGTCCGAGCTCGGTGAGCTGGCCAAGACGCCCGGCGCGAACATCATCAAGCTGCCGAACATCTCGGCCTCGATCCCCCAGCTCAAGGCGGCGGTCGCCGAGCTTCAGGCGCAGGGCTACGCGCTCCCGGACTACCCGGACGACCCGAAGTCGGACGAGGAGCGCGACATCCGCGCCCGTTACGACAAGGTCAAGGGCAGCGCCGTGAACCCGGTGCTGCGCGAGGGCAACTCCGACCGCCGCGCCCCCGCGTCGGTCAAGAACTACGCCAAGACCCACCCGCACCGCATGGGCAAGTGGACGTCCGACTCGAAGACGAACGTCGCCACCATGGGCGTCGACGACTTCCGCTCCACCGAGAAGTCCGCGGTGATCTCCGAGGCCGGCTCGCTGCGGATCGAGCTGGTCGGCGACGACGGCTCCACCACCGTGCTGCGCGAGTCCGTACCCGTCCTCGCGGACGAGGTCGTGGACGCGTCCGTCCTGCACGTCGCTCCGCTGCGCGAGTTCCTCACCGAGCAGATCGCCCGCGCCAAGGCCGAGGACGTCCTGTTCTCGGTGCACCTCAAGGCCACGATGATGAAGGTCTCCGACCCGATCGTCTTCGGTCACGTGGTGCGCGCCTTCTTCCCGAAGACGTTCGCGGCGCACGGCGCGGCCCTCGCCGCCGCCGGCCTGTCCCCGAACGACGGTCTCGGCGGCATCTACAAGGGCCTGGAGGCGCTTCCCGAGGGTGCCGAGATCAAGGCGTCCTTCGACGCCGAGCTCGCCGAGGGCCCGGCCCTCGCGATGGTCGACTCCGACAAGGGCATCACCAACCTGCACGTGCCGTCCGACGTCATCGTCGACGCCTCGATGCCGGCCATGATCCGCACCTCCGGCCACATGTGGGGCCCGGACGGCCAGGAGGCCGACACGCTCGCGGTCCTGCCGGACAGCAGCTACTCCGGTGTCTACCAGGTCGTCATCGACGACTGCCGCGCCAACGGCGCCTTCGACCCGTCGACCATGGGCACCGTCCCGAACGTCGGTCTGATGGCGCAGAAGGCCGAGGAGTACGGCAGCCACGACAAGACCTTCGAGATCCCGGCCACCGGCACGGTCCGCCTCGTCGACCAGGCCGGGAACGTCGTCCTGGAGCAGGCCGTCTCCGCCGGCGACATCTTCCGCGCCTGCCAGACCAAGGACGCCCCGATCCGCGACTGGGTGAAGCTGGCCGTCACCCGCGCCCGCGCCACCGGCGACCCGACCGTGTTCTGGCTGGATGAGGACCGCGCCCACGACGCCGTCCTCATCGAGAAGATCAAGCGGTACCTGCCGGAGCACGACACCGAGGGCCTGGACATCCGCGTCCTGTCCCCGGTCGAGGCGACCAAGCTGTCGGTGGAGCGCATCCGCCGCGGCGAGAACACGATCTCGGTCACCGGCAACGTGCTGCGCGACTACCTGACCGACCTGTTCCCGATCCTGGAGCTGGGCACCAGCGCCAAGATGCTGTCGGTCGTCCCGCTGATGGCGGGCGGCGGCCTCTTCGAGACGGGCGCCGGCGGCTCCGCCCCGAAGCACGTGCAGCAGCTCGTCAAGGAGAACTACCTGCGCTGGGACAGCCTCGGTGAGTTCCTCGCGCTGGCGTCCAGCTTCGAGCACCTCGCGACCACCACGGGCAACGCGCGCGCCCAGGTCCTCGCCGACACCCTCGACCGCGCGACGGCGACCTTCCTCAACGAGGACAAGTCGCCGACCCGTCGCGTCGGCGGCATCGACAACCGCGGCAGCCACTTCTTCCTCTCCCTGTACTGGGCGGACGAGCTGGCGCGCCAGAGCGACGACGCGGACCTCGCCAAGGCGTTCGCCCAGCTCGCCGAGACGCTCACCGCGCAGGAGTCGACGATCGTCGGCGAGCTGAACGCGGTCCAGGGCGACCCGGCCGACATCGGCGGCTACTACCAGCCCGACCCGGCCAAGGCCGCGAAGATCATGCGCCCGTCCGCCACCTGGAACGAGACCCTGGCGATCCTCGCCTGA
- a CDS encoding right-handed parallel beta-helix repeat-containing protein, protein MTKQQLAYLACTAVVVASGVGAALPADHPSVHLVRPGESIQKAVDSARAGDTVVIAPGTYHESVTITAADLTLRGASARSTVIVPGTAATDACAKAGNGICVTGTDKSPVRGVTVASLTLRGFSKQGLWASGTDGLTVRGVTSEKNGQWGLGEERSVRTKFVHNTAKDNGDAGVFLANTVATEEGARDTRGTVVAHNQLSGNRIGITVRRLRNLSVARNDATGNCTAVFIVGDENKPRVGDLSVRRNYIHANNKSCPKTARLPALQGSGIVLTGAEDVRVTHNRVEDNVGTSPLSGGIVLFKSFVGALSERNVVRDNVVLRNGPSDLANRDTGKGNTFPGNTCKVSEPAGMC, encoded by the coding sequence ATGACCAAACAACAGCTGGCCTACCTCGCGTGCACCGCGGTGGTCGTGGCCTCGGGTGTGGGCGCCGCCCTGCCGGCCGACCACCCCTCAGTGCACCTGGTACGCCCGGGTGAATCCATCCAGAAGGCCGTGGACTCGGCACGGGCGGGCGACACCGTCGTCATCGCCCCCGGCACCTACCACGAGAGCGTCACCATCACGGCGGCGGACCTCACGCTGCGGGGCGCGAGCGCCCGTTCCACCGTCATCGTGCCGGGTACGGCCGCCACCGACGCGTGTGCCAAGGCGGGCAACGGCATCTGTGTGACGGGGACGGACAAGAGTCCCGTCCGCGGCGTCACCGTCGCCTCGCTGACCCTCAGGGGCTTCTCAAAGCAGGGCCTGTGGGCGTCGGGGACCGACGGCCTGACGGTCCGCGGGGTGACCTCGGAGAAGAACGGCCAGTGGGGCCTGGGCGAGGAGCGGTCCGTTCGCACGAAGTTCGTCCACAACACCGCCAAGGACAACGGCGACGCCGGTGTGTTCCTCGCCAACACGGTCGCCACCGAGGAGGGAGCCCGCGACACCCGGGGAACGGTGGTCGCCCACAACCAGTTGAGCGGCAACCGGATCGGCATCACCGTGCGACGGCTGCGGAACCTGAGCGTCGCGCGCAACGACGCCACCGGCAACTGCACCGCTGTGTTCATCGTGGGCGACGAGAACAAGCCGCGCGTCGGTGACCTGTCCGTACGCCGGAACTACATCCACGCCAACAACAAGTCCTGCCCCAAGACCGCCCGGCTGCCCGCCCTCCAGGGCTCGGGGATCGTCCTCACCGGTGCCGAGGACGTGCGTGTGACGCACAACCGGGTCGAGGACAACGTGGGCACGTCCCCGCTGTCGGGCGGCATCGTCCTGTTCAAGAGCTTCGTGGGCGCGCTCAGCGAACGCAACGTGGTGCGCGACAACGTGGTCCTGCGCAACGGCCCGTCCGACCTGGCCAACCGCGACACCGGCAAGGGCAACACGTTCCCGGGCAACACCTGCAAGGTCTCCGAGCCCGCCGGAATGTGCTGA
- a CDS encoding methyltransferase, with protein sequence MTTVDQSPPPPMRLRELVFGAACAAAVRAAARLGVADALDDTPMTADDLAAAVKTQPKTLRRLLRALSSQGVFVERPDGTFAHTEMSRLLREDDPHSLRYIALWCTEPWTWNVWPKLDEAVRSGRNVFEDVYDKEFFQYLNEDAPESAHVFNRAMTTSSSQSAQDVAALLDLRGVKSVADIGGGQGHVVASLLEKHPGMHGTLLDLPGVVENADPRLRGGGALADRVRIVPGDCREDIPVQADVYIIKNILEWDDESTRRALANVRKAARPGARVVVIENLVDDTPSMRFTTAMDLLLLLNVGGAKHTRQSMVERLTDAGLVIGEIRSVNAYLHAFECTVPG encoded by the coding sequence ATGACGACTGTCGATCAGAGTCCCCCGCCGCCCATGCGGCTGAGGGAACTCGTCTTCGGAGCGGCCTGCGCCGCCGCCGTGAGGGCCGCGGCCCGCCTGGGCGTGGCGGACGCCCTCGACGACACGCCCATGACCGCCGACGACCTGGCGGCGGCGGTGAAGACCCAGCCGAAGACCCTGCGCCGGCTGCTGCGCGCCCTGTCCAGCCAGGGTGTCTTCGTGGAGCGCCCCGACGGCACGTTCGCGCACACGGAGATGTCCCGGCTGCTGCGCGAGGACGACCCGCACAGCCTGCGGTACATCGCCCTGTGGTGCACCGAGCCGTGGACGTGGAACGTCTGGCCGAAGCTCGACGAGGCGGTCCGCTCCGGCCGCAACGTCTTCGAGGACGTGTACGACAAGGAGTTCTTCCAGTACCTCAACGAGGACGCCCCCGAATCCGCGCACGTCTTCAACCGGGCCATGACGACGTCCAGTTCACAGTCCGCGCAGGACGTCGCCGCCCTGCTCGACCTGCGGGGCGTGAAGTCGGTCGCCGACATCGGAGGCGGCCAGGGCCACGTCGTGGCCAGTCTGCTGGAGAAGCACCCCGGCATGCACGGCACCCTGCTCGACCTGCCGGGCGTGGTCGAGAACGCCGATCCGCGCCTGCGCGGCGGCGGAGCGCTGGCCGACCGGGTGCGGATCGTGCCCGGGGACTGCCGTGAGGACATCCCGGTCCAGGCGGACGTGTACATCATCAAGAACATCCTGGAGTGGGACGACGAGAGCACCCGCCGGGCGCTCGCGAACGTCCGCAAGGCCGCACGGCCCGGTGCCCGGGTCGTCGTCATCGAGAACCTCGTGGACGACACCCCGTCGATGCGGTTCACCACGGCCATGGACCTGCTGCTGCTCCTCAACGTCGGCGGTGCCAAGCACACCCGGCAGAGCATGGTCGAACGGCTCACCGACGCGGGCCTGGTCATCGGCGAGATCCGCTCGGTGAACGCCTACCTGCACGCCTTCGAGTGCACCGTCCCCGGCTGA